One Vespula pensylvanica isolate Volc-1 chromosome 1, ASM1446617v1, whole genome shotgun sequence genomic region harbors:
- the LOC122635080 gene encoding tubulin beta chain-like, with protein sequence MREIVHLQAGQCGNQIGAKFWEVISEEHGIDQSGIYHGDSDLQLERISVYYNEATVATSTNGGKYVPRAILLDLEPGTMDAVRSGAYGKLFRPDNFVFGQSGAGNNWAKGHYTEGAELVDSVLDVVRKECENCDCLQGFQLTHSLGGGTGSGMGTLLISKIREEYPDRIMNTYSVMPSPKVSDTVVEPYNATLSVHQLVENTDETYCIDNEALYDICFRTLKVSNPSYGDLNHLVSLTMSGVTTCLRFPGQLNADLRKLAVNMVPFPRLHFFMPGFAPLTSRSMQQYSALSVPELTQQMFDAKNMMAACDPRHGRYLTVAAVFRGRMSMKEVDEQMLSVQNKNSSYFVEWIPNNVKTAVCDIPPKGLKMSSTFIGNTTAIQELFKRISEQFTAMFRRKAFLHWYTGEGMDEMEFTEAESNMNDLVSEYQQYQEATAEEDFEAEECADDFEACEQE encoded by the exons TTTTGGGAAGTGATCTCCGAGGAGCATGGTATCGACCAATCCGGCATTTATCATGGAGATAGCGATCTACAGCTGGAGCGAATCTCCGTTTATTACAACGAGGCTACCG TGGCCACATCGACGAACGGTGGGAAATATGTTCCTCGAGCGATTCTTCTTGACTTGGAACCAGGTACGATGGATGCAGTACGATCCGGAGCATACGGGAAGTTGTTCAGACCGGATAATTTCGTCTTCGGGCAGTCCGGTGCCGGTAATAACTGGGCCAAGGGTCATTACACCGAGGGAGCCGAATTGGTGGACTCGGTTCTCGACGTAGTGAGGAAGGAATGCGAGAATTGCGATTGTCTCCAAGGTTTTCAGCTAACCCATTCGCTTGGAGGAGGTACCGGATCCGGTATGGGAACTCTTCTGATATCTAAGATTCGCGAAGAGTATCCTGATAGGATTATGAATACTTATTCGGTTATGCCATCGCCAAAAGTCTCTGATACTGTGGTAGAACCATATAATGCCACTCTATCCGTTCATCAATTGGTTGAAAACACCGATGAGACTTACTGTATCGATAACGAAGCTCTTTATGATATCTGTTTCCGTACTTTGAAGGTCTCCAATCCTAGCTATGGCGACCTAAATCACCTGGTCTCGCTAACTATGTCTGGTGTAACAACCTGCTTAAGGTTTCCTGGTCAACTTAATGCAGATTTAAGGAAACTCGCTGTCAACATGGTACCCTTCCCTCGGCTTCACTTCTTCATGCCTGGTTTCGCACCTTTGACATCTAGATCTATGCAACAATACTCAGCTCTTTCGGTACCCGAGCTGACGCAGCAAATGTTCGATGCTAAGAACATGATGGCTGCTTGTGATCCCAGACATGGAAGATATCTAACCGTTGCTGCTGTATTCCGTGGTAGAATGTCCATGAAAGAAGTCGACGAGCAGATGCTCAGCGTACAGAATAAGAATAGCTCGTATTTCGTCGAATGGATTCCGAATAACGTGAAGACCGCTGTCTGTGACATACCACCTAAAGGTTTGAAGATGTCATCGACCTTCATTGGAAATACCACGGCTATTCAAGAATTGTTCAAGAGAATTTCCGAACAGTTTACTGCCATGTTCAGGAGAAAAGCCTTCTTGCATTGGTACACGGGAGAAGGTATGGACGAGATGGAATTTACCGAAGCTGAGTCGAACATGAACGATTTGGTCTCCGAGTACCAACAATATCAAGAAGCTACAGCCGAAGAGGATTTTGAAGCTGAAGAATGCGCTGACGACTTCGAGGCTTGCGAACAGGAATAA